In Aegilops tauschii subsp. strangulata cultivar AL8/78 chromosome 3, Aet v6.0, whole genome shotgun sequence, one genomic interval encodes:
- the LOC109762254 gene encoding CASP-like protein 5B3 — protein sequence MKRVVGSPGTWSGMALRLSQCVFAAASAFAMASGFGYSNYSAYFYMSLALILQLMWSLGLACKDIFALRNKKDLHTPDNLFIIVMVDWVVAVFMFSGACASASLTIFFMWDVHFCETYSKLACRQFALSVVLAFITWLLQAASSFSAFWLLVSFY from the exons ATGAAGCGCGTAGTGGGGAGCCCGGGGACATGGAGCGGCATGGCGCTGCGGCTGTCGCAGTGCGTCTTCGCCGCCGCGTCCGCCTTCGCCATGGCCTCCGGCTTCGGCTACTCCAACTACAGCGCCTACTT CTACATGAGTCTAGCGTTGATCCTGCAGCTGATGTGGAGTTTGGGCCTTGCTTGTAAGGATATCTTTGCTCTAAGGAATAAAAAGGATCTTCACACCCCAGATAATCTATTCATCATTGTTATGGTTGACTGG GTCGTGGCGGTTTTCATGTTCTCAGGAGCCTGTGCCTCCGCGAGCCTGACAATTTTCTTCATGTGGGATGTGCACTTCTGCGAGACATACTCGAAGCTGGCCTGCCGACAGTTCGCGCTTTCGGTCGTCCTGGCGTTCATCACGTGGTTGCTGCAAGCTGCGTCTTCTTTCTCCGCGTTCTGGCTACTGGTTTCGTTCTACTAG